A section of the Humulus lupulus chromosome 2, drHumLupu1.1, whole genome shotgun sequence genome encodes:
- the LOC133816257 gene encoding exopolygalacturonase-like yields MDSKRFQGITTCLLFLVVVTNAQTSIFDVKTFGAKGDGRTDDSQAIGKAWNKACTSPKPSRVLISKGTYIVGSFVFQGPCMASPISVDVQGTLQAPVNPNQLLTKNSWIAFQNLNNLRVFGGGVFDGQGALAWSQNSCAKLKRCSGSLAMNIGITGVTNSVINNITSLNSKLFHMNVLGCNNVTLKKIKIIAPEQSLNTDGIHVGRSTNVNIIDTNIKTGDDCLSFGDGSQQITVERVTCGPGHGISIGSLGKYPNEQPVKGITVKNCTLTNTQNGVRVKTWPASPIGVASDMNFDDIVMKNVGNPILIDQHYCPYNQCKDKIPSRIKISNVMFKNIRGTSTTQTAVKIACSAGVPCQNVAISNVNLKFNGVGGPAVSECSNVKPTIFGNVYPRVCARRASL; encoded by the exons ATGGATTCAAAACGTTTTCAAGGAATCACTACATGCCTCTTGTTCTTGGTAGTAGTAACAAATGCGCAAACTTCAATTTTCGATGTAAAAACTTTTGGAGCAAAGGGTGATGGAAGAACTGACGATAGTCAG GCAATTGGAAAAGCATGGAATAAAGCCTGCACCTCTCCTAAGCCGAGTCGGGTATTGATATCAAAAGGGACATACATCGTGGGGTCGTTTGTTTTCCAAGGACCCTGCATGGCGTCACCGATTAGCGTCGATGTCCAAGGAACTCTCCAGGCTCCGGTCAACCCCAATCAATTGCTGACCAAGAACAGTTGGATTGCTTTCCAAAATCTCAATAATTTGAGGGTCTTCGGAGGTGGAGTCTTCGATGGTCAAGGAGCTTTAGCATGGTCTCAGAATAGTTGTGCAAAATTGAAAAGATGTAGTGGTTCGCTTGCCATG AATATTGGAATAACTGGCGTGACTAATTCAGTGATAAACAACATAACGTCGCTAAACAGCAAGTTGTTCCACATGAATGTACTAGGATGCAACAACGTAACACTTAAGAAAATTAAGATAATAGCCCCTGAACAGAGCCTAAACACGGACGGTATTCACGTGGGGCGGTCGACGAATGTCAACATCATCGACACCAACATTAAAACCGGAGACGACTGCCTTTCTTTTGGTGACGGAAGCCAACAAATTACGGTCGAGAGAGTGACGTGTGGCCCCGGTCATGGCATTAGCATTGGAAGCCTAGGAAAGTACCCAAACGAGCAGCCCGTAAAGGGAATCACAGTAAAAAATTGCACTCTCACCAACACCCAAAACGGGGTTCGTGTCAAAACCTGGCCAGCTTCCCCCATTGGTGTGGCCTCAGACATGAATTTCGATGATATTGTTATGAAAAATGTCGGCAATCCTATCCTAATAGACCAACACTACTGCCCATATAACCAATGCAAAGACAAg ATTCCTTCTCGGATAAAGATCAGCAATGTTATGTTCAAGAACATTCGGGGAACGTCGACGACGCAGACGGCGGTGAAGATTGCGTGCAGCGCGGGAGTACCGTGCCAGAATGTGGCGATTAGTAATGTAAACTTGAAATTCAATGGAGTGGGTGGTCCTGCTGTATCCGAATGCTCAAATGTGAAGCCTACAATTTTTGGCAACGTCTACCCCCGTGTTTGTGCAAGGAGAGCATCTCTTTAG